The following proteins are encoded in a genomic region of Xylanibacillus composti:
- the hrcA gene encoding heat-inducible transcriptional repressor HrcA, translating into MLSDRQRLILSAIVDDYIRSAEPVGSRSISKREDVSFSPATIRNEMSDLEDMGFLEQPHTSAGRIPSHKGYRYYVDHLVDLARMNNMESRELKRFFTAQIQQTEKVMQQVAVILSNITNYTSIALGPEMFHTTLKHLQLVPISDDAAVVIIVTNTGQVENRMVSIPKDVPVSEIERFVNFFNAKLTGVPLLRMKSKLYNEIGDELSRHVAGYEELIRLVEGVLDENKEEKLYTSGMTHMLAQPEFKDVEKVKSLLELFDESRTLVRLLSSQREGIQVQIGAENNVEAIHNCSLITATYSLNGMHIGTIGILGPTRMEYAKVINLLQYLSDDISDILSRWYK; encoded by the coding sequence ATGCTGTCCGACAGACAACGACTGATCCTGAGCGCCATAGTCGATGATTACATTCGCTCTGCTGAGCCGGTCGGCTCCCGCAGCATTTCCAAGCGTGAAGACGTTTCATTCAGTCCTGCGACGATCCGCAATGAAATGTCGGATTTGGAGGATATGGGCTTTTTGGAACAACCGCATACATCGGCAGGACGCATCCCGTCCCACAAGGGATACCGATATTACGTGGACCACTTGGTCGATCTGGCCCGTATGAACAACATGGAAAGTCGCGAGCTCAAGCGATTTTTCACTGCGCAGATCCAGCAGACAGAGAAAGTGATGCAGCAGGTGGCTGTGATTTTGTCCAACATTACGAATTACACTTCGATTGCGCTTGGTCCGGAGATGTTCCATACGACATTGAAGCATCTGCAGCTCGTTCCGATTTCCGACGATGCCGCAGTGGTGATTATCGTGACGAATACCGGACAAGTCGAGAATCGCATGGTGTCCATCCCGAAGGATGTGCCTGTGTCCGAGATCGAACGCTTCGTCAACTTCTTCAACGCCAAGCTGACCGGTGTGCCACTGCTTCGCATGAAGTCCAAGCTGTACAATGAGATTGGCGATGAGTTGAGCCGCCATGTCGCCGGCTACGAGGAACTGATTCGGCTGGTGGAAGGCGTGTTGGATGAGAACAAGGAAGAAAAGCTGTATACTAGCGGCATGACTCATATGCTGGCCCAGCCTGAGTTCAAGGATGTAGAAAAGGTTAAGTCCCTGCTCGAGCTGTTCGATGAGAGCCGGACGCTAGTCAGGCTGCTGTCCAGCCAGAGAGAGGGCATTCAGGTACAGATTGGCGCTGAGAACAATGTCGAGGCCATTCATAATTGCAGTCTGATTACCGCGACGTATAGCTTGAATGGCATGCATATAGGAACGATCGGCATATTAGGCCCTACCCGCATGGAGTATGCCAAGGTAATCAACCTGCTCCAGTATTTGTCCGACGACATATCGGATATCTTGTCCAGATGGTACAAATAG
- a CDS encoding N-acetyltransferase, with the protein MNVTCRKAKTEDIEQLHELIAHYAERGIMLPRSREALARQLASFVVAVEEASDRLVGCGSLCQLGSDLVEIRSLGVSEDFKGRGIGSRIVEILECEARSKQIPKLMALTYEVLFFKRNGFEVVEKEIFPEKVWRDCVHCKKQHCCDEIAVLKRLD; encoded by the coding sequence ATGAATGTCACATGCCGAAAAGCGAAGACGGAGGATATTGAACAATTGCATGAGCTGATTGCGCACTATGCGGAGCGGGGCATTATGCTTCCCCGATCCAGAGAAGCGCTGGCCCGGCAATTGGCAAGCTTTGTGGTAGCGGTAGAAGAAGCCTCAGATAGATTGGTCGGCTGCGGTTCGTTATGCCAGCTCGGCAGCGACTTGGTAGAAATTCGCTCACTTGGGGTCAGCGAGGACTTCAAGGGGAGGGGAATCGGCAGCAGAATTGTGGAAATCTTGGAATGCGAAGCGCGCAGCAAGCAGATTCCCAAGCTTATGGCGCTTACCTATGAGGTGCTTTTCTTTAAGCGGAACGGCTTTGAAGTAGTGGAAAAAGAGATTTTCCCGGAGAAGGTTTGGCGGGATTGCGTGCACTGCAAAAAACAGCATTGCTGCGATGAAATCGCGGTGTTGAAAAGGCTCGATTGA